From Treponema sp. OMZ 787:
GATTACCTTAGTCCGCAAAGTATCTATGATACAGTCGGATGGGCAACTTACGCATGGTACAATAAAAAAGATCATATAAAAAAGATGAGAAAAAAGGCCATGGGAAAAAAATTCGGCTGGACAATCTCTGCCGAAAAATACTTAAAAGTATATGCTGACGCTATTGAAAAAAAAGCGTCCATGCTATAGACTAAAAAAAAAGGAGGTAAGAGGTTTAAACCTTAGTTTTTATGATACAACATATAGCTTCATTTTTTAGAGCGATTAATGCAAATTCGCATCCCGGGGATATAGCCCATGCTGCAGCCCTAGGACTTTTTTTGGCAATATTACCTAAAAATAATTTGACATTTACGTTCTTATTTTTCTTGTCGATTTTTATCCGCATAAATAAAGGAGCTTTTTTTATATCTTTTATTTTATTCGGATTCATAACTCCGTTTATGGATGTTCTTATAAATAACATAGGTTTTTGGGCTGTACAGCTGCCGTTTTTACGCCCAATATTTATTATGCTGGAAAATATTCCCTTTGTAGCTCTTTTTAAACTTTCAAACACAATGGTTTTAGGCGGTATAATTTGGGGATTAGCACTGTATACTCCTGTATACATATTAACAAGAATTATAACAGCAAAATACCGAAAATATATGCAGCCTTCTGTAGGAAATGTAAAAGGTGCAGGTATTTTGGGTAAGATACCGCTTCTTAGGCACTTAACAAAAATTTCTGAGATAAAGGATAATTTCTAGTTATGGAAGATAAAAATAAAGAATCATTACAAAAAGATGAACTAAAAGCAGCCAAAAAGGCCGCTAAAGAAGCAAAAAAGCTTGAAAAGGTAAAACGGCTTTTTCAAAAGAGGTATACAAAAAGATCACTCAACAGAAAAATTTATAAAAAGATTTTTGTACCGTCAGACAAAGAATTTATCCAAGGCTTTATAGTTTCAAGTATCGATGAAAAAACAAACAAAGAATACTTTGAATTCGATAAGACAAAGATTAACGACAAGGCTCAACTGCAAAGAATAAATAAGATTGCTGCCGAAATAGGCAGACAAAAGGGCAGAGTAAATTTTCCTGCTGTCTTAGCTGCCTTGGCCTGTGTTTTTGCAG
This genomic window contains:
- a CDS encoding TIGR03546 family protein, with amino-acid sequence MIQHIASFFRAINANSHPGDIAHAAALGLFLAILPKNNLTFTFLFFLSIFIRINKGAFFISFILFGFITPFMDVLINNIGFWAVQLPFLRPIFIMLENIPFVALFKLSNTMVLGGIIWGLALYTPVYILTRIITAKYRKYMQPSVGNVKGAGILGKIPLLRHLTKISEIKDNF